The nucleotide sequence TGGAGAGAGCCGAGTAGGTCATTTCGACGGAGTGGCCACAGTACTCACCAAACTTTTTCATATCGTTTCACCTGATTTTGCTTATTTTGGACTGAAAGATGCTCAGCAGGTTGCGGTCGTTCAAGGACTTGTAGATGACTTCAACTTTCCTGTGAAAATTATAGGCTGTGAGACGAAGAGAGAGTCAGACGGCCTTGCGATGAGTTCAAGAAACGTGTACTTAACGGAAGCTGAAAGAAGAGAAGCTTGCCATCTAAATCAATCACTGCTAAAAGCGAAGAACTGGCTATTGGAAGGTGATAGTGGTGAGGCCGAACAAAAAATGATAAAATACTTGGAGGAACATACGAGCGGTTTTGTTGAATATGGCAAAATTCTATCGTATCCTGAACTTCTTCCTCCAACACCAGATTCAAAAAAATTGATCATTGCGGTCGCTGTTAAATTCAGCAAAGCACGTTTGATCGATAATGTCATCATAGACAACATTTTAACGAGACAAGAAAGTGGGGAAGAAACATGTTCCGTACGTTAATGAAAGCTAAAATCCACCGTGCAACGGTAACTGAATCTAACTTAAACTATGTTGGCAGCATCACGATTGATGAAGATATTTTAGATGCTGTTGATATGATTCCGAACGAAAAAGTGCAGATTGTTAATAATAATAATGGTGCACGTTTTGAAACTTATATTATCCCTGGAAAACGAGGTTCTGGTGTGATGTGTCTGAATGGCGCTGCAGCACGTCTCGTCCAAGAAGGGGATGTTGTTATTGTTATCTCTTACGGAATGTATGATGAAACCGAAGCAAGACATCATGTACCGAAAGTTGCGATTATGGATAAAAATAATCGAGTACATGAGATGCTCGGAGTTGAACCTGAGGCTACTATTTATTAATTCGTTATAAACGAGCCACAGGGGAATGAGGTGAAAGGCTATGACACGGCGATATGTCGTTATCGATTTTGAAACAACAGGAAATTCAGCAGCAAAAGGAGACCGAATTATTCAAATTGGTGCGGTCGCCGTTGAGGAAGGGCAGATAACGGACAGATTTTCGACGTTCATCCAGCCAGGAGTTCCCATCCCCCCATTTATTGAACAATTGACGGGCATCAACGATGAAATGGTAAAAGATGCCCCGTTGTTTGAAGAAGTGGCACCAAAGCTCCTTCAGATGTTAGAAGGAGCTTATTTTGTTGCTCATAATGTTATGTTTGATTATTCATTTCTGCAAGGTGAGCTAGACCGTTCTGGTTATTCCAGATTATCCATGCCGCTGATCGACACAGTCGAGATGTCGAGGCTCCTTCTGTTAGGAGCAGACGGTTATCAGCTCGGCATGCTTGCTGACTATCTCGGGTTAGAACATGTTAACCCTCACCAAGCAGACAGTGATGCAGAGGTGACGGCAAGACTTCTCATTCATCTTTTAGAAAAGCTTGAAAACTTGCCTTTAGCAACGCTCGAGCGGCTCAATCCCTTTTTAAAGAAGCTGCAAAGTTCTTTAGAAAGTATTGTTGGAGATATGATCGCTGAAAAGTCCGCTTTTTTGGCAGATGAAGAGACATATGATTTCTACCGTAAACTTGCACTAAAGAGAAAATCAGATGCCGTTCAATTGGTAGATGGTGATTTTAAAGAGTTTAAAGACGAGGAAGTGCAGGATCAGCTTCAGCAGCATATGCAGCATTATGAAGTTCGGAAAAGTCAGCAAAGAATGGTTGAACTAGTCGACGAAGCGCTTCATACGAGTCAGCATCTTGTCATTGAAGCAGGAACGGGTGTTGGTAAATCGTTAGGCTATCTTATTCCAGGTATCCGTTATGCTAAGGAAAAAGACCGCCCGCTTGTCGTTTCCACACATACTGTTCAGCTGCAGCAGCAGCTTTTAGAGCGAGATGTTCCGCTTTTAAAAAGGATCATGCCATTTGATTTTACAGCAACACTTCTTAAGGGAAGGAACCATTATCTATGTTTAAGAAAATTTGAACATACCTTAATGGACAACCATGATGATAACTATGATATGAACTTTACAAAAGCACAGTTGATCATCTGGCTTACTGAAACTGAAACAGGTGATGTTGAAGAGCTTTCGATGGCATCTGGAGGCAAGCTGTTTTGGAACACGGTCAAAAGTGATGCCAATTCGTGCTTGAACCACCGATGTCCTTGGTTCTCAAGATGTTATTATCATAAGCAGCGCAGAGCGGCTCATGAATCAGATCTTGTGATAACGAACCATGCTTTGCTGTTTACTGATTTAAAATCGGATAATCAGCTGCTGCCCGCTTATAAAGAAGTAGTGTTAGATGAAGCACATCACGTTGAAGAAGTCGTAAGTGATCATTTTGGGAAGGAAACGGATTATTTTTCATTCGTTAAGCTGCTTGACAGACTTTCACAAACGGATGGGGACGGAATGATGAACACGTTCAGAGAGATCTGTGACTTGCTTGAAATTCCAAAGTATGAGCATCACCTTGCGAACTGGGATACTCTGTTTTCAGACATAAAAAATGAACTGGACGAAATCTTTAAGCAGATCAAATCCATTTGCTTAAGAAAAGCGAAATCTTCTCGAGCTACAGAGTTAACGAGACTTACTCTTCGATATACAAAAGAAGATATTGAAACAGCGATCTGGGAACCTGTTTTAGAGATGGAAGAGAGAGCTCGTCAGTTTATTGCGGATCTTGTAAAGCCGGTGAAACGAGTATTAAAAAGTCTTGATCAATACGAAGACCATTTAACAGTGCAACAAAAAGGGTTTTTAGTGGATCTTGAAGGTATACTTAACGACCTGCAAGACGAGATGACAAATCTGCACCACCTATTGTCTTGTCCGCTTTCAGAAGAAGTTTATTGGATGGAAGCTGAATCTAAAGGACCGAGACATGCAGTCACCCTCTTTGCAAAACCAGTAGAGATCGACCAGATTTTAGCTGATAAATTCTTTGGCAAGAAAAGTTCAGTTGTACTGACTTCTGCAACGATGAGTGTTAAGAACAGTTTTCGCTATTTGTCTGAAAGACTCGGACTTCTGGACTTTGGTCCAATAAGCGCTCAGCTGCCTTCACCTTTTCAGTATGAACAACAAGCTAAACTGATGGTGCCAACAGACATTCCGCTCATAAATGAAGTTGATCAAAAAACGTTTGTTTCTAAGATCTCATCATCTCTCTATGAGATCGCAAAAGTGACAAAGGGTCGTATGCTCGTACTTTTTACTTCTTATGAGATGTTAAAAGAGACGCATGCAGCATTTAAGAACATGATGGGTTCTGAAGAGTTCGTTCTGATCGCACAAGGTGTTGACTCTGGCAGCCGTGCAAGGTTAACAAAGAATTTTCAGCGTTTTGATAACAGCATTCTGTTTGGAACGAACAGTTTTTGGGAAGGAATCGACATCCCAGGTGATGATTTATCCTGTCTCGTAATCATCAGACTGCCGTTTACTCCGCCCGATCAGCCCGTGATGGCCGCAAAAAGTGAGAAGCTAAAAGCAGAAGGCGGTAATCCCTTCTACGATTTATCGCTTCCACAGGCGATCATCCGCTTCAAACAAGGCTTTGGCCGATTAGTTAGAAGCAGCCGTGATAAAGGAGCCGTTTTCGTTTTTGATCGAAGAATAATAGAGACGAGATATGGAAAGTCGTTTGTTCAATCACTGCCAAAGCTTCCGGTTTCGATTAAGCCAATCGATGAACTCGTTTCAGAATTAGATGAATGGATGGAATAAATCGGTTCTTGAACGCTTGTTAAGATTACAAAATAGAAAATAGTAATGCAAACAGCCACCTAGTTCCTTTTGAATTAGATGGCTGTTTTGTTGATTCCATAAGATTTTTTATACTCTTATTCGTAGCAGAGTTGAAGAAGGAAAAAAGGTTTGAATATGGAAATAATAAAGTAACTTAACTTTTTATAAAGGAGATGACTTTATGAAGATTTGTATTAGTACAGTTCAGGATGTACTTGAAAATTACAGAAGTGCCGTTTATGAAAAAGATGTTGAAAAATTTCTATCTATCTATGCTTCTGATGTACATATATATGATTGCTGGGGTAACTGGGAGTGTAAGGGTATTTCTTTATGGAGAGAAAATGTAATGAAGTGGTTTAATGGATTGAGTGAAGACAAAGATTTACTAAAAGTAGATTTTAAGGATTTAACTATTGAGGAAAATACTAATGTAGCTTTTGTTTATTGTGCTGTCACATTCGCTGCGTACAGTGAAAAATCAGGAGAGAAACTTCGTCAAATAACAAACCGTTTTACATTTGGCTTAAAAAAAGTAAATGAGTCTTGGTATATAACACACGAACATTCATCATTGCCAATAGATATGAATACTGGAAAAGGGATGTTTAACCTAAAATAAATCGGTAATAGGAAAAATATGTAAAACGATTTCAGACAGAGATCTCTGTGGCTTATAATCCACAAACAGATGCAGCAGGGAGTGTATATGTTATACCTATCAGGGGGTATCTATATGTTTGAAAAGTTTAACTTTGATCTGATATATCGTGAACGTGATAATCTAACCTCTTTAGTCGTAATGATGTGTGGAGTGGCTGGTTCTGGAAAAACAACATTCGCACAACAACTAGAAAAAGAAGGTTTTGTACGTCTTTCGATTGATGAAGA is from Fictibacillus sp. b24 and encodes:
- the panC gene encoding pantoate--beta-alanine ligase, with the translated sequence MKLINSIKDIQTFISEEKKSGKTVGFVPTMGYLHDGHLSLMKQAKKESDVIVVSIFVNPLQFGPNEDFDRYPRDLERDKQLALEAGADVLFFPDTNEMYPDEPVVTVSVNKRVDALCGESRVGHFDGVATVLTKLFHIVSPDFAYFGLKDAQQVAVVQGLVDDFNFPVKIIGCETKRESDGLAMSSRNVYLTEAERREACHLNQSLLKAKNWLLEGDSGEAEQKMIKYLEEHTSGFVEYGKILSYPELLPPTPDSKKLIIAVAVKFSKARLIDNVIIDNILTRQESGEETCSVR
- the panD gene encoding aspartate 1-decarboxylase, with the protein product MFRTLMKAKIHRATVTESNLNYVGSITIDEDILDAVDMIPNEKVQIVNNNNGARFETYIIPGKRGSGVMCLNGAAARLVQEGDVVIVISYGMYDETEARHHVPKVAIMDKNNRVHEMLGVEPEATIY
- the dinG gene encoding ATP-dependent DNA helicase DinG codes for the protein MTRRYVVIDFETTGNSAAKGDRIIQIGAVAVEEGQITDRFSTFIQPGVPIPPFIEQLTGINDEMVKDAPLFEEVAPKLLQMLEGAYFVAHNVMFDYSFLQGELDRSGYSRLSMPLIDTVEMSRLLLLGADGYQLGMLADYLGLEHVNPHQADSDAEVTARLLIHLLEKLENLPLATLERLNPFLKKLQSSLESIVGDMIAEKSAFLADEETYDFYRKLALKRKSDAVQLVDGDFKEFKDEEVQDQLQQHMQHYEVRKSQQRMVELVDEALHTSQHLVIEAGTGVGKSLGYLIPGIRYAKEKDRPLVVSTHTVQLQQQLLERDVPLLKRIMPFDFTATLLKGRNHYLCLRKFEHTLMDNHDDNYDMNFTKAQLIIWLTETETGDVEELSMASGGKLFWNTVKSDANSCLNHRCPWFSRCYYHKQRRAAHESDLVITNHALLFTDLKSDNQLLPAYKEVVLDEAHHVEEVVSDHFGKETDYFSFVKLLDRLSQTDGDGMMNTFREICDLLEIPKYEHHLANWDTLFSDIKNELDEIFKQIKSICLRKAKSSRATELTRLTLRYTKEDIETAIWEPVLEMEERARQFIADLVKPVKRVLKSLDQYEDHLTVQQKGFLVDLEGILNDLQDEMTNLHHLLSCPLSEEVYWMEAESKGPRHAVTLFAKPVEIDQILADKFFGKKSSVVLTSATMSVKNSFRYLSERLGLLDFGPISAQLPSPFQYEQQAKLMVPTDIPLINEVDQKTFVSKISSSLYEIAKVTKGRMLVLFTSYEMLKETHAAFKNMMGSEEFVLIAQGVDSGSRARLTKNFQRFDNSILFGTNSFWEGIDIPGDDLSCLVIIRLPFTPPDQPVMAAKSEKLKAEGGNPFYDLSLPQAIIRFKQGFGRLVRSSRDKGAVFVFDRRIIETRYGKSFVQSLPKLPVSIKPIDELVSELDEWME
- a CDS encoding YybH family protein, which encodes MKICISTVQDVLENYRSAVYEKDVEKFLSIYASDVHIYDCWGNWECKGISLWRENVMKWFNGLSEDKDLLKVDFKDLTIEENTNVAFVYCAVTFAAYSEKSGEKLRQITNRFTFGLKKVNESWYITHEHSSLPIDMNTGKGMFNLK